A single genomic interval of uncultured Sunxiuqinia sp. harbors:
- a CDS encoding glycosyl hydrolase 115 family protein: MKNLTVHLQQLKWTLLFLIPFVSGSCSSTNEKGTFVISSPQNTAEIVVQSNEKEFVHTAVDLFANDVLMVTDRKPEIKTSSDSPYQIKIGTIGLNPDFDRECVASGIDIESLKGKWEAYIIKAIQKDSKHILYVIGSQPRGTAYGLMELSQRIGVSPWYWWDDIHPQKQETLIFPDDLSLQDGPKVQFRGIFINDEDWGLQPWAAKTFEPETGDIGPKTYAKVFELLLRLKANAIWPAMHPCTRAFFTYPGDIKMADKYGIFIGSSHAEPMLRNNVDEWHRWEPAEGKREDWNFDTNPAQLKEYWRERVDSTLNHDVIYTIGMRGVHDSGMPGGKTLEDKVQILDRVFDAQRKILQEESGRQDASQIPQIFCPYKEVLKLYRMGAKVPDYAAIMWADDNNGYIRQLSDSAERQRSGGAGVYYHISYWGRPHDYLWIESTPASLIWEEMHKAYKTNAKRVWIVNVGDIKANEIGMNFFLNTAWNPDQYSSDNLGSWYNYFAEIQFGAAYADEIADLLKQYFQLGFSRKPEHMGWSKVYPNTTIQDPALSLVNDGDEVQQRIDAYDKLEKQAEAIYQKLPDRLKDAFFELVAYKVIGASNMNKKLLYAYKSREYAKQGRVIANQYADEAKQAFEMIKAETERYNEQIASGKWNHIISWQPRKLPVFDMPETGHVDPQQKMAGGVVPEGDSEPMNLNTTTASLPVFNKYTDRRYFVDVFNAGCEPLNWKAVVDQPWVKLSEKSGQTATQNRIWVSMDWDKISTNDTVQATVSVELNGQTYPIQIKAIKPDWPVTGKNQFVEDNGVISIEAEHFSEESRRGNISWKLIQGLGRTGDAMGTFPVTAPPFNTDDLSGAPSLSYDFYSTTSGDATLLFYCLPSQPIDADYQLRFAVSVDGEKPVIVNAILEETMDENNPEWQKNVLRAVTVPECQMDIPGTGKHKLKITMIDPGVVLDKIVIDQGGLKSSYFGPEETKTN, from the coding sequence ATGAAAAATTTAACAGTTCACTTACAACAACTGAAATGGACACTTCTTTTTTTGATCCCGTTTGTCTCCGGATCGTGCTCTAGTACAAATGAAAAAGGCACGTTTGTCATTTCTTCACCCCAAAATACAGCCGAAATTGTTGTTCAATCTAACGAAAAGGAGTTTGTTCATACAGCTGTTGATTTGTTTGCCAATGATGTGTTGATGGTCACCGACCGAAAACCCGAGATCAAAACATCAAGTGATTCCCCATATCAAATCAAGATTGGAACGATCGGACTGAACCCGGATTTTGATCGGGAATGTGTAGCCAGTGGAATCGACATTGAAAGCCTGAAAGGTAAGTGGGAAGCTTACATTATAAAAGCCATTCAGAAAGACAGCAAACATATTTTGTATGTTATCGGCAGCCAGCCGCGGGGAACAGCTTACGGATTGATGGAGCTGAGCCAACGGATTGGTGTATCGCCCTGGTATTGGTGGGATGATATTCATCCGCAAAAGCAGGAGACTTTGATTTTTCCGGATGACTTGTCGCTGCAAGATGGGCCTAAAGTCCAGTTCCGGGGTATTTTTATTAATGATGAAGATTGGGGCTTGCAGCCTTGGGCGGCCAAAACCTTTGAGCCGGAGACAGGTGACATCGGGCCGAAGACTTACGCGAAAGTTTTTGAACTGTTGCTGCGGCTGAAAGCCAACGCCATTTGGCCAGCCATGCATCCTTGCACCCGCGCTTTTTTTACGTATCCCGGTGACATCAAAATGGCTGATAAATACGGCATTTTTATCGGTTCGTCGCATGCAGAGCCGATGCTCCGCAACAACGTGGATGAATGGCATCGTTGGGAGCCTGCTGAAGGCAAACGTGAGGATTGGAACTTCGATACCAACCCTGCCCAACTCAAAGAATACTGGCGAGAGCGGGTGGATTCAACGCTCAATCATGATGTGATTTATACGATTGGCATGCGGGGCGTTCACGATAGCGGCATGCCCGGTGGGAAAACACTGGAAGACAAAGTCCAGATCTTGGATCGGGTGTTTGATGCACAGCGAAAGATTTTACAGGAAGAGAGTGGAAGGCAAGATGCTAGCCAGATTCCGCAGATTTTTTGCCCTTACAAAGAAGTGCTTAAACTTTACCGCATGGGGGCTAAAGTACCGGATTATGCGGCCATCATGTGGGCAGACGACAATAATGGCTACATCCGCCAGCTGTCAGATTCCGCAGAGCGCCAACGTTCTGGTGGTGCAGGCGTTTATTATCACATTTCCTATTGGGGGAGACCACACGACTACTTGTGGATCGAGTCAACTCCTGCTTCCCTGATTTGGGAGGAGATGCACAAAGCTTATAAAACCAACGCCAAACGGGTCTGGATCGTTAATGTGGGCGATATAAAAGCCAACGAAATCGGCATGAACTTCTTCCTGAACACAGCCTGGAATCCTGATCAGTATTCATCTGACAATCTTGGGTCCTGGTATAATTATTTTGCAGAAATCCAGTTTGGGGCAGCATATGCTGACGAAATTGCTGATCTTCTGAAACAGTATTTCCAGCTTGGATTTTCGCGCAAGCCGGAACACATGGGCTGGAGCAAAGTTTATCCAAACACAACGATCCAGGATCCGGCACTTTCATTAGTTAATGACGGCGATGAGGTGCAACAACGCATTGATGCCTATGACAAGCTGGAAAAACAAGCAGAAGCCATCTATCAAAAATTACCCGATCGCTTAAAAGATGCTTTCTTCGAATTGGTGGCATACAAAGTGATTGGCGCGTCAAACATGAACAAGAAGCTTTTGTACGCCTATAAAAGTCGCGAGTACGCCAAACAAGGGCGCGTGATTGCCAACCAATATGCCGATGAGGCCAAACAAGCTTTTGAAATGATCAAAGCGGAAACCGAAAGGTACAACGAACAGATAGCCAGTGGCAAATGGAACCACATTATTTCCTGGCAGCCCCGTAAGCTGCCCGTGTTTGATATGCCGGAAACTGGGCATGTTGATCCACAGCAAAAGATGGCTGGTGGCGTTGTGCCGGAAGGGGATTCAGAACCAATGAATCTGAACACAACAACGGCATCGCTGCCTGTCTTCAACAAATACACTGATCGCAGATATTTTGTGGATGTCTTCAATGCAGGATGCGAACCTTTGAATTGGAAAGCGGTAGTTGATCAACCTTGGGTAAAACTTTCTGAAAAGTCAGGACAAACAGCAACTCAAAACAGAATTTGGGTTTCGATGGATTGGGATAAGATTTCAACCAATGACACTGTCCAAGCAACTGTCAGTGTTGAATTGAATGGTCAAACTTATCCAATTCAGATCAAGGCCATCAAACCCGACTGGCCGGTTACCGGCAAAAACCAGTTTGTGGAAGACAATGGCGTGATTTCGATCGAAGCTGAACATTTCTCGGAGGAAAGCCGGAGAGGCAATATAAGTTGGAAACTGATTCAAGGACTTGGGCGCACCGGTGACGCTATGGGAACTTTCCCGGTAACTGCACCGCCATTCAATACGGATGATCTTAGCGGTGCACCTTCACTGAGCTATGATTTTTACTCGACTACAAGTGGTGACGCTACACTTCTCTTTTATTGTCTGCCCAGCCAGCCTATAGATGCCGATTATCAGCTCCGGTTTGCTGTTAGTGTTGATGGTGAAAAGCCGGTGATCGTCAATGCAATCTTAGAAGAAACCATGGACGAGAACAACCCGGAGTGGCAAAAAAATGTCCTTCGTGCGGTAACGGTTCCTGAATGTCAGATGGATATTCCCGGAACTGGAAAGCACAAGCTGAAAATTACGATGATCGATCCGGGCGTGGTGTTGGATAAAATAGTCATCGACCAGGGAGGATTGAAGTCGTCTTATTTTGGGCCGGAGGAAACGAAGACGAATTGA
- a CDS encoding sialate O-acetylesterase — translation MGVPIGLIESDWGGTRIEAWMDEESLKEVDPNLLSDRNGKLNPNTSTALFNAMIYPMIGITMRGTIWYQGESNRKEPQTYAGLMEQMVKSWRELWGLGDFPFYYCQIAPYKYDNTVNTAYLREAQLEASKRIPNSGMVSLLDVGNKDHIHPGNKRAAGERLAYFALKETYGIEGIACRGPEFQDMTIKGSSVELTFNENLTSYDQELRLFKVAGKDRTFHPAVAEIKGRKVILTSKEVPDPVAVRYAFDNYVDGNLFNLYGLPASSFRTDDW, via the coding sequence TTGGGTGTACCAATTGGTCTGATCGAATCGGACTGGGGCGGTACGCGGATAGAGGCGTGGATGGACGAAGAAAGCCTCAAAGAAGTTGATCCAAACCTATTGAGTGACCGAAATGGAAAATTGAATCCGAATACATCGACCGCTCTCTTTAATGCCATGATCTATCCGATGATTGGCATTACCATGCGCGGGACGATATGGTACCAGGGGGAGTCCAACCGGAAGGAACCGCAAACATATGCGGGGCTCATGGAACAAATGGTGAAGAGCTGGCGGGAGCTATGGGGGCTCGGGGATTTCCCTTTCTATTATTGCCAGATTGCACCTTACAAATATGACAATACCGTAAATACGGCCTACCTGAGAGAAGCCCAGCTCGAAGCGTCAAAGAGAATTCCAAATTCTGGTATGGTTTCGTTGTTGGATGTGGGAAACAAAGATCACATTCATCCGGGCAATAAAAGAGCCGCTGGGGAGCGGCTGGCTTATTTCGCGTTGAAGGAAACCTACGGAATTGAAGGGATCGCCTGTCGTGGGCCTGAATTTCAAGACATGACCATTAAGGGTTCCAGTGTGGAACTGACCTTTAATGAGAACCTGACTTCCTATGACCAAGAGTTACGCCTATTCAAAGTAGCTGGGAAAGACAGGACATTTCATCCTGCTGTTGCTGAGATAAAAGGACGAAAGGTCATCCTTACTTCAAAGGAAGTCCCTGATCCGGTAGCGGTGAGGTATGCCTTCGACAATTATGTTGACGGTAACTTATTCAACCTCTATGGCCTGCCAGCTTCCTCATTTAGGACAGATGACTGGTGA
- a CDS encoding sigma-70 family RNA polymerase sigma factor, with amino-acid sequence MDNQAKINYYWNQFVKEGKLNALSKIYFAYYDFLFDYGLRLTKNIQAVEDTIQNMFVNFLNTRERIGEVKNLSGYLVSIFRRTLFKELEAHNKIFRDDTSDNLQFDFFKSVENSEVHDKIKLEKTYDAIKESIRKLSNRQREIIYLKFEKEISYEEISEILKISVDSCYKLLYRAITSIRKETEEILRENTDSTILYLLFYKNLN; translated from the coding sequence ATGGATAATCAGGCTAAAATTAATTATTACTGGAACCAATTTGTCAAGGAAGGTAAATTGAATGCACTATCCAAAATCTATTTTGCTTACTATGATTTTTTATTCGACTATGGACTAAGATTGACCAAGAATATCCAGGCGGTTGAAGATACAATCCAAAATATGTTCGTTAATTTTCTCAATACAAGGGAACGAATAGGTGAAGTGAAGAATTTATCTGGTTATTTGGTTAGTATATTTAGACGTACTTTATTTAAAGAGCTTGAAGCTCATAATAAAATATTTAGAGACGACACATCGGACAATTTGCAATTTGATTTTTTCAAAAGTGTGGAGAATAGCGAAGTCCATGATAAGATAAAGCTTGAAAAAACTTATGATGCAATCAAAGAAAGCATCAGAAAATTAAGCAACCGACAAAGGGAAATCATTTATTTGAAATTTGAGAAGGAAATTTCGTATGAAGAGATTTCGGAAATATTGAAAATTTCTGTTGACTCCTGCTACAAATTATTATACCGGGCCATCACATCAATAAGAAAAGAGACGGAAGAGATTCTGAGAGAGAATACAGATAGCACTATCTTGTACCTACTCTTCTACAAGAACCTCAATTAA
- a CDS encoding FecR domain-containing protein, with protein MDDDFQEIVNHKNSELNIDDLIQRYSNKKREIRLASYIIKALKVVPAKQDSQKIKKSWQIIEASRRKPLILSKQIQIAATLLAIISLSVVVLYQVSTNKATDKLSEDKPLNAELILSNGESIEINSPQSTISYSSDGAGIVLNDSTEISQENSRESFNQLVVPFGKRSYVVLSDGSKVWLNSGSKLIFPPVFSGRERVVRLEGEGFFKVAKNIESPFFVETDHASLKVYGTEFNFQAYHSDETYSIVLIEGSISLKTAEVNREIFVEPSQKATIDLQKSEIEINDIENSDSYTAWKDGYLIFVNEDVSEVLKRVSRYYNIKLSCDKNARFEKVYGKLDLKTDFTKVLDGLAFISDASYERRGDEYVYINKTK; from the coding sequence ATGGATGATGATTTTCAGGAGATTGTGAATCATAAAAATTCAGAATTGAATATCGATGATTTAATTCAAAGGTATTCTAATAAAAAAAGAGAAATCCGATTAGCTTCTTATATTATAAAGGCGTTAAAAGTAGTACCTGCTAAACAAGATTCACAAAAAATAAAAAAGTCATGGCAAATAATTGAAGCGAGCAGGAGGAAGCCATTGATATTATCGAAACAAATTCAGATTGCCGCGACTTTATTGGCAATCATCAGTCTTTCTGTTGTCGTTCTTTATCAGGTGTCAACAAATAAAGCGACAGATAAACTTAGCGAAGACAAACCACTCAATGCTGAGTTGATTCTAAGTAATGGCGAATCCATTGAAATTAATAGTCCTCAGTCAACGATAAGTTATTCATCAGATGGTGCAGGTATTGTGCTGAATGATTCTACAGAAATTTCTCAGGAAAATTCTAGAGAGAGCTTTAACCAGCTTGTTGTGCCATTTGGGAAACGATCATATGTAGTGCTATCAGATGGTTCGAAAGTTTGGTTGAATTCAGGGTCGAAACTAATCTTTCCCCCAGTATTTAGCGGACGGGAACGAGTAGTGAGATTAGAAGGAGAGGGTTTTTTTAAAGTGGCAAAAAACATTGAAAGCCCATTTTTTGTCGAAACAGATCATGCTTCTTTAAAAGTGTACGGAACTGAATTTAATTTTCAGGCATATCATTCAGATGAGACTTATAGCATTGTGCTTATTGAAGGCAGCATTAGTTTAAAAACGGCTGAAGTAAATAGGGAAATCTTTGTAGAACCATCACAAAAAGCAACAATTGATTTACAGAAATCGGAGATAGAAATTAACGACATCGAGAACTCTGATTCTTACACTGCATGGAAGGATGGTTATTTAATATTCGTAAATGAGGATGTTTCTGAGGTATTAAAACGGGTTTCCCGTTATTACAACATCAAGTTGAGCTGTGATAAGAATGCACGGTTTGAAAAAGTTTACGGAAAACTTGATTTAAAAACTGATTTTACAAAAGTTCTGGATGGTTTAGCTTTTATTTCAGATGCGAGTTATGAAAGAAGAGGAGACGAATATGTATATATAAATAAAACGAAATAA
- a CDS encoding TonB-dependent receptor, protein MKKMSIVHPFREREGMNLILLKMKLLTILIFTGTMAFSATSYSQKTKINLHLENSTLTEILNSIEQKSEFIFIYNQKITELDEKRSISVKNENIEKILNHLLDDIGVNYKIDDRQVFLFKKGTDEKKVPVENRKVEAPQQNKVKGKVTDNEKKPIPGVTITILGTTRGVITDNDGTYSIEANPGDRLVFSFIGMESQVIDVSNQTKINVQLEPKTQELEDVTIVAFGKQKKESVLSSISSVNVDELHIPTSNLTTALAGRMSGVISYQRSGEPGQDNAEFFIRGVTTFGYKKDPLILIDGIELSADDLSRLNPDDVQSFSIMKDATATALYGARGANGVILVTTKEGREGKTKISFRYEESFSKPTQEIELSDPITYMNLFNEAVRTRNPLGAIPYTESKIRNTEKGTNEFVYPAMDWQNLLFKNYAQNRRFNMNVNGGGKVAQYYIAGSAKQDNGMLNIDKRNDFNNNIKLNKYLLRANITINLTNTTKMKVRMHGTFDDYTGPLDGGTTIYNKAVRTSPVDFPAYYEPSLDNQFTEHILFGNAGNGNYVNPYSDLVKGYKDYSKTLLLTQLELEEDLKWITDGLRFRIMGNTNRYSFFDVRRSYNPFYYQVGLYDRPSNTYTLNPFNPDGGTEYLGYEEGDKQISSSFYVESAINYDKTINGKHNLSGMLVYMMRESKKANQGSLQKSLPYRNLGLSGRFTYSYDRRYFTEFNFGYNGSERFSEGERFGFFPSVGIGWVVSNEPFWDGIKDKLTNLKLKVTYGLVGNDAIGSADDRFFYLSNVNMNDSEMGASFGIENSFSQNGVSISRYENSDITWEIAKKLNIGAEVSLFDKLELQLDLFREDRSNILMDRIIPADAGLQADVRANVGEAYSQGFDISADYNQFFNNDLWVTFRGNFTYATGKFKYVEEPDYSETPWLSKVDQPINQRWGYIAERLFVDESEVKNSPEQTFGEYMAGDLKYRDINGDGKISSLDRVPIGHPTTPEIVYGFGASVGYKNFDINCFFQGSARSSFWIDVKNSAPFIDSNQDDDIVTNNALLEVIANDHWSEDNRNVFALWPRLASYNVENNSQQNTWFMQNGSFLRLKSLEVGYSLPVQLIERIGAERLRVYLNGSNLVSWSGFKLWDPEMAGNGLGYPIQRVMNIGVHVSF, encoded by the coding sequence ATGAAAAAAATGTCAATTGTTCATCCTTTTCGAGAACGGGAGGGAATGAATTTAATTTTGTTGAAAATGAAGTTGCTAACTATTCTGATTTTCACAGGTACCATGGCTTTTTCTGCAACCAGCTATTCGCAGAAAACAAAGATTAATCTTCATTTGGAGAATTCAACTTTAACTGAGATTTTAAATTCCATTGAACAAAAAAGCGAATTTATTTTCATCTACAATCAAAAAATTACAGAGTTAGATGAAAAGAGAAGTATTTCTGTTAAAAATGAAAACATTGAGAAAATCCTTAATCATTTGCTGGATGATATAGGCGTAAATTACAAAATTGATGACCGACAAGTTTTTCTCTTTAAAAAAGGAACAGACGAAAAAAAAGTACCGGTAGAGAATCGTAAAGTCGAGGCTCCGCAACAAAACAAAGTTAAAGGGAAAGTTACCGACAACGAAAAGAAGCCTATCCCCGGTGTAACCATTACTATTTTAGGTACTACAAGAGGTGTTATTACGGACAATGATGGTACATACAGCATTGAAGCCAATCCCGGCGACAGGTTGGTTTTCTCCTTTATCGGAATGGAAAGCCAAGTGATTGATGTAAGTAATCAGACAAAAATTAATGTACAATTAGAACCCAAAACGCAGGAATTGGAAGATGTAACAATTGTAGCCTTTGGTAAACAAAAGAAAGAAAGTGTATTGTCCTCCATTTCAAGCGTAAATGTTGATGAACTGCATATACCAACATCTAACTTAACAACTGCGTTAGCAGGACGAATGTCTGGTGTTATTTCCTATCAAAGAAGTGGAGAACCTGGACAAGACAATGCCGAGTTTTTTATTCGTGGCGTGACTACATTTGGATATAAAAAAGATCCATTGATCCTTATTGATGGAATAGAATTAAGTGCAGATGATTTGTCACGCTTAAACCCAGATGATGTACAAAGTTTCTCAATTATGAAAGATGCTACCGCAACGGCCTTATATGGTGCACGCGGAGCAAATGGTGTAATTCTGGTAACCACCAAAGAAGGACGGGAGGGAAAGACCAAAATATCTTTTAGGTACGAGGAGTCGTTTTCAAAGCCAACACAAGAAATTGAGCTTTCCGATCCAATTACTTATATGAATCTCTTTAATGAAGCTGTACGTACAAGAAATCCATTGGGAGCAATTCCCTATACTGAAAGTAAAATTAGAAATACAGAAAAAGGAACAAATGAGTTTGTTTATCCAGCCATGGATTGGCAAAATTTACTTTTTAAGAATTATGCACAGAACCGTCGTTTTAATATGAACGTTAACGGAGGAGGAAAAGTAGCTCAGTATTATATCGCAGGTTCAGCCAAGCAGGATAATGGAATGTTAAATATTGACAAAAGAAATGACTTTAATAATAACATTAAGTTGAATAAATACCTTTTGAGAGCCAACATTACAATCAATCTAACAAATACTACTAAAATGAAGGTAAGAATGCATGGTACCTTCGATGATTATACCGGACCGCTTGATGGAGGTACTACTATTTACAACAAAGCTGTTAGAACCAGCCCTGTTGATTTTCCGGCTTATTATGAGCCAAGTTTAGATAATCAATTTACCGAGCATATATTATTTGGTAATGCAGGAAATGGTAATTATGTAAACCCTTACTCCGATCTGGTAAAAGGTTATAAAGATTATTCAAAAACTTTGCTTTTAACACAGCTGGAGTTAGAAGAAGATTTAAAGTGGATAACTGACGGACTAAGGTTTAGAATAATGGGAAACACAAATCGCTATTCTTTTTTCGATGTGCGAAGAAGTTATAACCCATTTTATTATCAGGTAGGTTTATATGATCGACCAAGTAACACTTATACTTTAAACCCATTTAACCCTGATGGGGGAACAGAATATTTGGGGTATGAGGAAGGAGACAAACAAATTAGTAGTTCGTTTTATGTAGAAAGCGCAATTAATTACGATAAAACAATCAATGGAAAACACAACCTTTCAGGTATGCTTGTATACATGATGCGAGAATCAAAGAAAGCCAATCAGGGGAGCTTGCAAAAATCTTTACCATACCGTAATCTAGGCTTATCAGGCCGATTTACTTATTCATATGATCGTCGCTATTTTACTGAATTTAATTTTGGCTATAATGGTTCCGAAAGGTTTTCTGAAGGTGAACGCTTTGGTTTTTTCCCATCAGTAGGAATAGGATGGGTAGTTAGTAATGAACCTTTTTGGGACGGAATTAAAGATAAACTAACAAACCTAAAATTGAAAGTAACTTATGGATTGGTTGGTAACGATGCAATTGGTAGTGCTGATGATCGTTTCTTCTATTTGTCGAATGTCAATATGAATGACAGTGAAATGGGGGCCTCGTTTGGAATCGAAAATTCGTTCAGTCAAAATGGAGTTTCTATTTCACGTTATGAAAATTCGGACATTACGTGGGAGATTGCAAAAAAACTAAATATTGGTGCTGAAGTGAGTTTGTTCGATAAACTAGAATTGCAACTTGATTTATTCCGAGAAGATCGTTCAAACATCCTAATGGACAGGATTATTCCTGCGGATGCGGGACTACAGGCAGATGTTCGTGCCAATGTTGGAGAGGCCTATAGTCAAGGATTTGATATCTCTGCAGATTATAACCAATTTTTCAATAACGATCTTTGGGTTACTTTTCGTGGTAACTTCACATATGCAACAGGTAAATTCAAATATGTAGAAGAACCAGACTATTCTGAAACTCCTTGGCTATCTAAGGTAGATCAACCAATTAATCAAAGGTGGGGATATATAGCAGAAAGGTTGTTTGTAGATGAAAGTGAAGTGAAAAATTCACCAGAACAAACCTTTGGTGAATATATGGCAGGTGATCTAAAATACAGAGATATTAATGGTGATGGTAAAATATCTTCACTTGATCGTGTTCCTATTGGCCATCCAACTACACCCGAGATTGTATACGGTTTTGGTGCCTCTGTTGGGTATAAAAACTTTGATATAAATTGCTTCTTTCAAGGCTCTGCAAGATCTTCTTTTTGGATAGATGTTAAGAATAGTGCTCCTTTTATTGATAGCAATCAGGATGATGATATTGTTACCAATAATGCATTGCTCGAAGTAATAGCCAATGATCACTGGTCCGAAGATAATCGAAATGTTTTTGCATTATGGCCACGTCTTGCTTCGTATAATGTTGAAAACAACTCTCAACAGAATACCTGGTTTATGCAAAACGGCTCATTTCTTCGTTTAAAATCATTGGAGGTAGGATATTCTCTTCCTGTTCAATTAATTGAACGTATTGGTGCTGAGCGTTTAAGAGTTTATTTGAATGGATCAAACTTAGTTAGTTGGAGTGGATTTAAACTTTGGGATCCGGAAATGGCAGGAAACGGATTAGGGTACCCAATACAACGTGTTATGAATATTGGTGTACATGTTTCATTCTAA